A section of the Ruania halotolerans genome encodes:
- the purH gene encoding bifunctional phosphoribosylaminoimidazolecarboxamide formyltransferase/IMP cyclohydrolase, with protein MTDQIPVRRALVSVFDKTGLDELATALHTAGVELVSTGSTASTIEAAGVPVTRVEEVTGFPECLDGRVKTLHPRIHAGILADRRLPEHVAQLEQLDVAPFDLVVVNLYPFADTVATGASEQDCIEKIDIGGPSMVRAAAKNHASVAIVTDGADYAPAVAAVHAGGFTQAEREQLAAKAFVHTATYDVQVASWMSSVLTDTSVVEGESTGFPAWMGTAVERSKVLRYGENPHQRAALYTHPDAGDTLATAEQLHGKAMSFNNYVDTDAAIRAANDHGEGPTVAIIKHANPCGIAVGDNVAEAHRKAHECDPVSAFGGVIATNTTVSVAMAEQVAEVFTEVIVAPAFAEGALEVLQRKKNIRILRTEGRPGGLDVRQICGGFLVQDSDQIDADGDDPAAWTLAAGAAADEATLADLAFAWRSVRAVKSNAILLAAGGASVGIGMGQVNRVDSCKLAVERANTGEVERARGAVASSDAFFPFADGLQVLIDAGVKAVVQPGGSIRDQEVIAAANAAGVSLYFTGTRHFAH; from the coding sequence GTGACCGATCAGATCCCCGTGCGCCGAGCCCTCGTCTCCGTCTTCGACAAGACCGGCCTGGACGAACTCGCCACTGCCCTGCACACAGCGGGCGTGGAACTCGTCTCCACTGGATCCACTGCTTCGACGATCGAGGCCGCCGGTGTCCCGGTGACCCGCGTGGAGGAGGTGACCGGCTTCCCCGAGTGCCTGGACGGACGGGTGAAGACCTTGCACCCGCGCATCCACGCCGGCATCCTCGCCGACCGTCGCCTGCCCGAGCATGTGGCCCAGCTCGAGCAGCTCGACGTGGCGCCGTTCGATCTCGTCGTGGTGAACCTGTACCCGTTCGCGGACACCGTGGCCACCGGAGCCAGCGAGCAGGACTGCATCGAGAAGATCGACATCGGCGGACCGTCGATGGTGCGCGCCGCCGCGAAGAACCACGCCAGCGTGGCGATCGTGACCGACGGTGCCGACTACGCCCCGGCCGTGGCTGCCGTCCATGCCGGAGGGTTCACCCAGGCCGAGCGTGAGCAGCTCGCCGCGAAGGCGTTCGTGCACACCGCCACCTACGACGTACAGGTCGCGTCCTGGATGTCCAGCGTGCTCACCGACACCTCCGTGGTTGAGGGCGAGTCCACCGGATTCCCCGCGTGGATGGGAACGGCAGTGGAGCGCAGCAAGGTCCTGCGCTACGGCGAGAACCCCCACCAGCGCGCCGCTCTCTACACCCACCCCGACGCCGGAGACACCCTCGCCACCGCCGAACAGCTGCATGGCAAGGCGATGAGTTTCAACAACTACGTGGACACGGACGCAGCGATCCGCGCCGCGAACGACCACGGTGAGGGCCCGACCGTCGCGATCATCAAACACGCCAACCCGTGCGGGATCGCCGTGGGTGACAATGTGGCCGAGGCACACCGCAAGGCGCACGAATGCGACCCCGTCTCGGCGTTCGGCGGAGTGATCGCCACGAACACGACCGTCTCGGTGGCGATGGCTGAGCAGGTGGCTGAGGTGTTCACCGAGGTGATCGTGGCCCCCGCGTTCGCCGAGGGCGCGCTGGAGGTGCTGCAGCGGAAGAAGAACATCCGGATCCTGCGCACCGAGGGTCGGCCCGGTGGCCTCGACGTACGGCAGATCTGTGGTGGATTCCTCGTCCAGGACTCCGACCAGATCGACGCCGACGGTGACGACCCGGCTGCCTGGACACTCGCCGCCGGTGCTGCCGCCGACGAGGCCACACTGGCCGATCTGGCGTTCGCCTGGCGATCCGTGCGGGCGGTGAAGTCGAACGCCATTCTGCTCGCCGCCGGCGGCGCCTCCGTCGGTATCGGGATGGGCCAGGTGAACCGGGTGGACTCTTGCAAACTCGCCGTGGAGCGGGCCAACACCGGCGAGGTGGAGCGAGCTCGCGGTGCCGTGGCATCGTCCGATGCGTTCTTCCCGTTCGCCGACGGTCTGCAGGTGCTCATCGACGCTGGGGTGAAGGCCGTGGTGCAGCCGGGTGGATCGATCCGTGACCAGGAGGTCATCGCCGCCGCGAACGCTGCCGGGGTGAGCCTCTACTTCACCGGGACCCGGCACTTCGCGCACTGA
- a CDS encoding NAD(P)/FAD-dependent oxidoreductase encodes MSIDSGPDTGAAERVLVVGAGLAGLRTAAELRAAGFAGHLRVLGAEPHLPYDRPPLSKELLSRVEPAWLIEDLEHDLATLADDVRLGTAATALHLDEHAEPSGGSVAVRTDDGDLLEVDAVVAATGSHAVHPSHWSGVRTLHSLEDAVILRARLTPGSRLVVIGAGWIGAEVAGVAAGAGCEVTVLEAASTPLARQLGVTLGERTRRWYSEAGVQLSTDTTVATVRDGVVQLSDGSELGADVVLCAVGARPNTDWLAPAMPLTASGHLPVDATGRSAHPQVWAVGDVAERAHPLFGAVPGGHWSAALTDPVPLARALAGHDPGSGPAPAEPAPYVYSTQLGHHLTVFGRVTDDQLTRGDLAGPWTTLSFEGEHLVGAVITDAPREVAAVRKMLSRGTLPHLDRTLAGDPAAPLKSALI; translated from the coding sequence GTGAGTATCGACTCCGGCCCTGACACCGGTGCTGCCGAACGGGTCCTCGTGGTGGGCGCCGGCCTGGCCGGCCTTCGCACCGCCGCCGAGCTGCGCGCCGCCGGCTTCGCCGGCCACCTGCGGGTACTCGGTGCCGAACCGCACCTGCCCTACGACCGGCCGCCGCTGTCCAAGGAACTGCTCAGCCGGGTCGAGCCGGCCTGGCTCATCGAGGACCTCGAGCACGATCTCGCCACGCTCGCCGATGACGTGCGCCTGGGGACGGCTGCCACGGCCCTGCATCTGGACGAGCATGCTGAACCTTCTGGCGGATCAGTCGCCGTGCGGACCGATGACGGCGATCTTCTCGAGGTTGACGCGGTGGTGGCCGCCACCGGGTCCCACGCCGTGCACCCGTCGCACTGGTCCGGCGTCCGCACACTGCACTCCCTCGAGGATGCTGTGATCCTGCGCGCACGGTTGACTCCTGGCTCCCGCTTGGTGGTGATCGGAGCCGGCTGGATCGGCGCCGAGGTAGCCGGAGTGGCAGCCGGCGCCGGCTGCGAGGTGACCGTCCTGGAGGCGGCGTCGACACCGCTGGCCAGACAACTCGGGGTCACACTGGGCGAACGCACCCGGCGCTGGTACAGCGAGGCAGGTGTGCAACTGAGCACCGATACCACGGTGGCCACGGTGCGGGACGGCGTCGTGCAGCTGAGCGATGGCAGCGAGTTGGGGGCGGACGTGGTGCTGTGCGCCGTCGGCGCCCGTCCGAACACCGACTGGCTGGCGCCGGCCATGCCCCTGACGGCGTCCGGTCACCTTCCGGTGGACGCGACAGGACGCTCGGCGCACCCGCAGGTGTGGGCTGTCGGAGACGTCGCCGAACGCGCGCATCCCTTGTTCGGCGCTGTCCCTGGCGGGCACTGGTCGGCTGCCCTGACCGATCCGGTGCCCCTGGCGCGCGCCCTCGCGGGGCACGATCCAGGAAGTGGGCCTGCACCTGCCGAACCGGCCCCGTACGTGTACTCCACCCAACTCGGGCACCACCTCACCGTGTTCGGGCGGGTCACCGACGATCAACTCACCCGCGGCGACCTGGCTGGCCCCTGGACCACACTGTCCTTCGAGGGCGAACATCTGGTGGGCGCCGTGATCACCGACGCCCCGCGGGAGGTGGCGGCAGTCCGCAAGATGCTCAGCCGCGGGACTCTCCCCCACCTGGACCGCACGCTCGCGGGAGATCCTGCCGCCCCGCTGAAGTCCGCCCTCATCTGA
- the sucC gene encoding ADP-forming succinate--CoA ligase subunit beta, whose product MDLFEYQARDLFEKHGVPVLGGVVATTPDEARAAAEQLLGAGSNVVVVKAQVKVGGRGKAGGVKIAKSADEAADRAREILGMDIKGHTVHRVMIAAGADIAEEYYISLLLDRSERRYLAMCSVEGGVEIEQLAVERPEALAKVAVDPQVGVDEAKATEIAQAAGFSAEDTPKVAHVIQTLWTVFSAEDATLVEVNPLVKTSSGEILALDGKVTLDANADFRHPDHAALEDKAAADPLEAKAAENGLNYVKLDGEVGIIGNGAGLVMSTLDVVAYAGEKHGGVKPANFLDIGGGANAEVMAAGLDVILGDDQVKAVFVNVFGGITACDEVANGIVGALDLLGDAATKPLVVRLDGNSVDKGRAILAERNHPLVTLAETMDGGADKAAELANA is encoded by the coding sequence GTGGACCTGTTCGAGTATCAGGCACGAGATCTCTTCGAGAAGCACGGCGTACCCGTGCTGGGCGGCGTGGTCGCCACAACACCGGATGAAGCACGAGCCGCGGCCGAGCAGCTCCTCGGAGCGGGCAGCAACGTGGTGGTCGTCAAGGCCCAGGTGAAGGTCGGGGGCCGCGGCAAGGCCGGCGGTGTGAAGATCGCCAAGTCCGCTGACGAGGCTGCCGACCGTGCCCGCGAGATCCTGGGAATGGACATCAAGGGCCACACCGTGCACCGCGTGATGATCGCCGCAGGTGCGGATATCGCCGAGGAGTACTACATCTCCCTGCTCCTGGACCGCTCCGAGCGCCGCTACCTGGCGATGTGCAGCGTTGAGGGTGGCGTCGAGATCGAGCAGCTCGCCGTGGAACGCCCCGAGGCACTGGCCAAGGTAGCCGTCGACCCGCAGGTGGGCGTCGATGAGGCGAAGGCCACGGAGATCGCACAGGCCGCCGGGTTCTCCGCCGAGGACACCCCCAAGGTCGCCCACGTGATCCAGACCCTGTGGACCGTCTTCTCCGCCGAGGACGCCACGCTCGTCGAGGTGAACCCCCTGGTGAAAACGAGCTCCGGGGAGATCCTCGCCCTCGATGGCAAGGTCACCCTGGACGCCAACGCCGACTTCCGCCACCCCGATCACGCCGCACTCGAGGACAAGGCCGCTGCCGATCCTCTCGAGGCGAAGGCTGCCGAGAATGGCCTCAACTACGTCAAGCTCGACGGTGAGGTCGGCATCATCGGAAACGGCGCCGGTCTGGTGATGTCCACCCTCGACGTGGTGGCCTACGCAGGAGAGAAGCACGGCGGCGTCAAGCCCGCCAACTTCCTCGACATCGGCGGCGGCGCGAACGCCGAGGTGATGGCCGCGGGCCTCGATGTGATCCTCGGCGACGACCAGGTCAAGGCTGTCTTTGTGAACGTCTTCGGCGGAATCACCGCCTGCGACGAGGTTGCCAACGGCATCGTGGGCGCACTCGACCTGCTCGGAGATGCGGCGACGAAGCCTCTGGTCGTACGCCTCGACGGCAACAGCGTGGACAAGGGCCGCGCCATCCTCGCCGAGCGCAACCACCCGCTCGTGACCCTTGCCGAGACCATGGACGGCGGCGCCGACAAGGCAGCCGAGCTGGCCAACGCCTGA
- a CDS encoding cell division protein PerM, producing the protein MSPPSASAPPRIPPRVVEHTSTTRALRLPEGGLRGLLAGAEAALLSWLVVVVPTIAGYVATADAPALGSAGWLEAARIGTAAWLLGHGATISTAEFSIGLIPLGITMLGIALTAGSVRRARLTGWLPGAIAAGVYVLLAVLFVAFAGVPGAARAIVGALIVAALGVAIGLRAAARPAWVSSAVEKVPDWVRLALRASWRALAVHVVLATAAVVAALVLQAPQVRELHEGLHPDAVSTVVLVAAQLFVVANLIVYAAAFLLGPGFAVGEGTLFSPSGVEAGPLPVIPVLGGLPGPDGLAGQLPVLGLVGLVSGLAVGLWLLRTLRGRAPGQVGAVVVLTAVLPAAGMALLTLLASGAAGPGRMAEVGADPMAVGLAMLWQVGAPVAVLAVLGHSLTGHAFARVTTRARRSGSVWWEQVRGTPSEDFEGRPGR; encoded by the coding sequence ATGAGCCCGCCCTCGGCATCAGCGCCGCCCCGGATCCCGCCCCGAGTGGTCGAACACACCTCGACCACCCGAGCGCTGCGGTTGCCGGAGGGAGGTCTGCGGGGACTGCTCGCCGGAGCCGAGGCTGCGCTGCTCAGCTGGCTCGTGGTGGTCGTTCCGACGATCGCCGGCTATGTAGCCACCGCCGATGCCCCGGCTCTCGGGTCGGCAGGATGGCTCGAAGCCGCGCGGATCGGCACCGCCGCATGGCTGCTCGGTCACGGCGCCACGATCTCCACCGCTGAGTTCTCGATCGGGTTGATCCCGCTCGGCATCACGATGCTCGGCATTGCCCTGACGGCCGGCTCGGTGCGCCGCGCACGGCTGACCGGTTGGTTGCCCGGCGCCATTGCGGCCGGTGTGTACGTGCTGCTGGCGGTCCTCTTCGTCGCTTTCGCCGGGGTACCAGGTGCCGCGCGTGCCATCGTTGGCGCGCTGATCGTGGCTGCCCTGGGCGTGGCCATAGGGTTACGCGCTGCCGCCCGCCCCGCGTGGGTGAGCTCCGCGGTCGAGAAGGTGCCCGACTGGGTCCGCCTGGCGCTGCGGGCCTCCTGGCGCGCGCTGGCAGTGCACGTGGTGCTGGCTACCGCCGCGGTGGTCGCCGCGCTCGTGCTCCAAGCGCCACAGGTGCGGGAACTGCACGAGGGGCTGCACCCCGATGCCGTGAGCACAGTGGTGCTGGTCGCTGCCCAGCTCTTCGTGGTGGCGAACCTGATCGTCTATGCCGCCGCGTTCCTGCTCGGACCCGGTTTCGCGGTGGGGGAGGGCACGCTGTTCTCCCCGAGCGGCGTGGAGGCCGGTCCACTGCCGGTGATCCCGGTGCTCGGCGGCCTCCCTGGCCCGGACGGCCTGGCGGGACAGCTTCCCGTACTCGGGCTGGTGGGTCTGGTCAGCGGTCTGGCGGTCGGACTGTGGTTGCTGCGCACGCTGCGCGGCCGTGCGCCCGGGCAGGTGGGTGCCGTGGTGGTGCTCACCGCTGTGCTCCCCGCCGCGGGCATGGCACTGCTCACCCTCCTTGCCTCCGGTGCGGCCGGTCCGGGCCGGATGGCCGAGGTGGGGGCGGATCCGATGGCCGTCGGGTTGGCGATGCTCTGGCAGGTGGGAGCGCCCGTTGCTGTGCTTGCTGTGCTCGGTCACTCGCTCACCGGGCATGCGTTCGCCCGTGTGACCACTCGCGCCCGCCGCAGCGGGAGCGTCTGGTGGGAGCAGGTACGCGGCACACCGTCCGAGGACTTCGAGGGCCGGCCGGGACGGTAG
- a CDS encoding Fic family protein has product MTDSLSADGALPALQWEERVWTPAGQWGVRAANRGREQRYLAAVPALVAQQVPALLTDVEGAARDAERELSRLDAEQITANTRLLESAIALADEISPAAILQMHAVLMENQTAHPRGRWRDEAVWVGTRSDSPVDAECVAPHHARIPALIDDLVALASRRDISPVVHLSVVHAQFETIHPLTDGNGRTGRAGRSG; this is encoded by the coding sequence GTGACGGATTCGCTCTCGGCAGACGGTGCATTGCCTGCCCTCCAGTGGGAAGAGCGGGTCTGGACTCCCGCGGGCCAGTGGGGTGTACGAGCAGCGAATCGCGGTCGCGAGCAGAGGTATCTCGCTGCAGTGCCCGCCCTGGTCGCTCAACAAGTCCCCGCACTCTTGACTGATGTCGAGGGCGCAGCACGAGATGCTGAACGGGAGTTGAGTCGTCTCGATGCCGAGCAGATCACCGCGAACACGCGACTGCTGGAATCGGCGATTGCTTTGGCCGACGAGATATCGCCAGCAGCGATTCTGCAGATGCACGCTGTGCTGATGGAGAACCAGACCGCACACCCCCGGGGGCGGTGGCGCGACGAGGCGGTCTGGGTGGGCACTCGCTCGGACAGCCCTGTGGATGCCGAGTGTGTGGCGCCGCACCATGCGCGGATTCCCGCTCTCATCGACGATCTTGTCGCGCTCGCGTCACGTCGTGACATCTCGCCCGTGGTTCATCTGAGCGTGGTGCATGCGCAGTTCGAGACCATCCATCCGTTGACGGACGGCAACGGTCGGACCGGGCGCGCTGGGAGGAGCGGTTGA
- a CDS encoding acyltransferase family protein gives MATNTTMQGRGRIEGLDGVRALAIVAVLIFHLRPHSLPGGYLGVDVFFVVSGFLITTLLVRELRANRALDLTAFWTRRARRLLPALATVVVASVALAYFAGDDLLVNIGRQVVGALTFSNNWLEISAGSSYFNATSPQLFVNFWSLAVEEQFYLVWPLLFVLIMATTRTGRQRVGVVLGLAAASVLLMAVLYTPGQDATRVYYGTDTHAFGLMIGAALALSAAGESWNLLAQTWYRRARVLLALGALGGLVALMLVLDPTQPLAYRGGILAACLLTALVLGALPGPTNVLHLIFRLRPLAWIGERSYGIYLWHWPVILLVAAFAPATAPDSVAHWVQRGAALVLTLAIAAASYRWIEEPVRRDGFRATARRMIGALTAPGSLTPPRVAFLGTTAALALFAVAVSTAPDRSQVQIAMDEAAGVVEASGAQAGSVAGSAAGAPDTDDAREAGTGDGVTAGDSADGESADGESADGAAEGEDGDEPQANADDGDRAGESSTSSEGLGERISGFGDSMMYVAAPGLNATFPGMAIDAESNRQWPEVAEAVAAALDEGTVRDLVVIAAGTNAGVREPEIVRQTLDLLGPDRQVVLVNIYGSSFWVEDSNETLVEIAADYPNVVIADWHQAALDHPEDLQPDRIHPDMEGMYLYAEVVQAALEHLPAD, from the coding sequence GTGGCGACGAACACGACGATGCAGGGTCGAGGGCGGATCGAAGGCCTCGACGGTGTTCGCGCGCTCGCGATCGTGGCCGTCCTCATCTTCCATCTGCGTCCGCACAGCCTGCCTGGCGGCTACCTGGGCGTGGACGTGTTCTTCGTGGTCTCCGGCTTCCTGATCACCACGCTGCTGGTGCGCGAGTTGCGCGCGAACCGGGCACTTGACCTGACTGCCTTCTGGACCCGTCGCGCGCGCCGGCTGCTTCCCGCACTCGCCACTGTGGTGGTGGCCTCCGTGGCGCTGGCGTACTTCGCCGGGGATGACTTGCTGGTGAACATCGGCCGGCAGGTGGTCGGGGCGCTCACGTTCTCCAACAACTGGCTCGAGATCAGCGCCGGCTCCAGCTACTTCAACGCCACCTCACCCCAGCTGTTCGTGAACTTCTGGTCGTTGGCGGTGGAGGAGCAGTTCTACCTGGTCTGGCCGCTGCTGTTCGTGCTGATCATGGCGACCACGCGCACGGGTCGCCAGCGGGTGGGCGTGGTGCTCGGCCTGGCCGCAGCCTCGGTGCTGCTGATGGCTGTGCTCTACACGCCCGGCCAGGACGCCACCCGCGTCTACTACGGGACCGACACGCACGCCTTCGGGCTCATGATCGGCGCTGCCCTCGCGCTGAGCGCTGCCGGCGAATCCTGGAACCTGCTCGCCCAGACCTGGTACCGGCGTGCGCGGGTCCTGCTCGCCCTCGGTGCCCTCGGCGGTCTGGTGGCGCTCATGCTGGTGCTCGATCCCACCCAGCCGCTCGCCTACCGGGGCGGGATCCTCGCCGCCTGCCTGCTCACCGCCCTCGTGCTCGGCGCCCTGCCCGGGCCCACCAATGTGCTGCACCTGATCTTCCGGTTGCGGCCGCTCGCATGGATTGGCGAGCGCTCCTACGGCATATACCTCTGGCACTGGCCGGTCATTCTGCTCGTCGCCGCCTTCGCACCGGCGACCGCGCCGGACTCAGTGGCGCACTGGGTGCAGCGTGGGGCAGCCCTGGTCCTCACCCTCGCCATCGCCGCCGCCTCCTACCGTTGGATCGAAGAGCCGGTACGCCGGGACGGGTTCCGCGCCACAGCGCGTCGCATGATCGGAGCCCTCACGGCACCCGGTTCACTGACCCCGCCGCGGGTGGCGTTCCTCGGTACGACGGCGGCCCTCGCCCTGTTCGCGGTGGCCGTGTCCACCGCTCCCGACCGTTCCCAGGTGCAGATCGCCATGGATGAGGCTGCAGGAGTGGTCGAGGCCTCCGGGGCCCAGGCCGGGAGCGTCGCCGGGAGCGCAGCAGGTGCGCCTGACACAGATGATGCGCGTGAGGCAGGCACCGGTGATGGAGTCACAGCAGGGGACAGCGCGGATGGTGAGAGCGCGGACGGTGAGAGCGCGGACGGCGCCGCCGAGGGTGAGGACGGCGACGAGCCGCAGGCCAATGCGGACGACGGCGACCGCGCGGGCGAGAGTTCGACCTCGAGCGAGGGGCTGGGCGAGCGGATCAGCGGCTTCGGTGACTCGATGATGTACGTGGCCGCGCCCGGCCTGAACGCCACCTTCCCCGGGATGGCCATCGACGCCGAGTCCAACCGCCAATGGCCCGAAGTGGCTGAGGCGGTAGCGGCCGCCCTGGACGAGGGCACGGTCCGGGACCTGGTGGTGATCGCGGCTGGAACCAATGCGGGTGTGCGAGAGCCGGAGATCGTCCGGCAGACTCTCGACCTGCTCGGCCCGGACCGGCAGGTGGTGCTCGTCAACATTTACGGTTCCTCATTCTGGGTGGAGGACTCAAACGAGACCCTCGTCGAGATTGCTGCCGACTACCCGAACGTGGTGATCGCCGACTGGCACCAGGCGGCATTGGACCATCCCGAGGATCTGCAGCCGGACCGGATCCACCCGGACATGGAGGGCATGTACCTCTACGCCGAGGTCGTGCAGGCGGCACTGGAGCACCTCCCCGCTGATTAG
- the purN gene encoding phosphoribosylglycinamide formyltransferase encodes MSTQLATRLVVLISGGGSNLAALLEATRDPAYGAQVVAVGADRPSAAGLDLAREAGIPTFVERVGDHTDRDAWDAALTAAVDGHEPDLVISAGFLKLVGDRFLAAFGGRYLNTHNSLLPAFPGIHGPRDALEYGVKVAGATLFVVDAGIDTGVIIAQVAVPVLDDDTEDTLTERIKAAERVQLVEQVGRLAREGWRVEGRRVIVGG; translated from the coding sequence GTGAGTACCCAGCTGGCCACGCGGCTCGTCGTCCTGATCTCCGGCGGGGGATCGAACCTCGCTGCTCTGCTCGAGGCCACCCGAGACCCTGCGTACGGAGCGCAGGTGGTGGCCGTAGGGGCCGACCGGCCCAGTGCCGCAGGCCTGGACCTCGCCCGCGAGGCGGGCATCCCCACGTTCGTGGAGCGGGTGGGTGACCACACCGATAGGGACGCCTGGGACGCGGCCCTGACGGCCGCCGTCGACGGCCACGAACCGGACCTGGTGATCTCGGCAGGGTTCTTGAAACTCGTGGGAGATCGCTTCCTGGCTGCCTTCGGCGGTCGGTACCTGAACACGCATAATTCGTTGCTGCCGGCGTTCCCGGGAATCCACGGGCCGCGGGATGCACTCGAGTACGGGGTGAAGGTGGCCGGGGCCACGCTGTTCGTGGTGGACGCGGGAATCGACACCGGCGTGATCATCGCCCAGGTGGCCGTGCCGGTGCTGGACGATGACACCGAGGACACGCTGACCGAACGGATCAAGGCGGCCGAACGCGTTCAGTTGGTGGAACAGGTGGGGCGGCTCGCGCGAGAGGGATGGCGGGTCGAGGGGCGCCGGGTCATCGTCGGCGGGTGA
- the sucD gene encoding succinate--CoA ligase subunit alpha — MSIYLNSDSKIIVQGITGGMGAKHTALMLESGATIVGGVNARKAGTTVSHKDSTGADVTLPVYGTVAEAMAETGANVSVLFVPPAFTKDACIEAIDAGIDLMVVITEGVPVQDSAEVWSYLEGKKTRMIGPNCPGIITPGESLAGITPHTITGKGPIGLVSKSGTLTYQMMYELKDHGFSTAIGIGGDPIVGTTHIDALEAFENDPETKVIVMIGEIGGDAEERAAAYIAEHVTKPVVGYVAGFTAPEGKTMGHAGAIVSGSAGTAQAKKEALEAVGVKVGKTPSETAELARQLLVG; from the coding sequence ATGTCGATCTACCTGAACTCTGATTCGAAGATCATCGTCCAGGGCATCACCGGTGGGATGGGTGCCAAGCACACCGCCCTGATGCTCGAGTCCGGTGCCACCATCGTCGGCGGAGTGAACGCCCGCAAGGCCGGCACCACCGTCAGTCACAAGGACTCCACGGGCGCCGACGTCACGCTCCCGGTGTACGGCACCGTCGCTGAGGCGATGGCCGAGACCGGGGCGAACGTCTCCGTATTGTTCGTACCGCCGGCGTTCACGAAGGACGCCTGCATCGAGGCCATCGACGCCGGCATCGACCTCATGGTGGTCATCACCGAGGGCGTTCCGGTGCAGGACAGCGCCGAGGTGTGGTCCTACCTCGAGGGTAAGAAGACCCGCATGATCGGCCCGAATTGCCCCGGCATCATCACCCCGGGGGAGTCCCTGGCCGGCATCACCCCGCACACCATCACCGGCAAGGGCCCGATCGGACTGGTGTCCAAGTCCGGCACGCTGACCTACCAGATGATGTACGAGCTGAAGGACCACGGGTTCTCCACCGCCATCGGCATCGGCGGCGACCCGATCGTCGGGACCACGCACATCGATGCGCTTGAGGCCTTCGAGAACGACCCCGAGACCAAGGTCATCGTGATGATCGGTGAGATCGGCGGGGATGCCGAGGAGCGCGCTGCGGCGTACATCGCCGAGCATGTGACCAAGCCTGTGGTCGGGTACGTGGCCGGGTTCACCGCCCCCGAGGGCAAGACCATGGGTCACGCCGGCGCCATCGTCTCCGGCTCCGCGGGCACTGCCCAGGCGAAGAAGGAAGCGCTCGAGGCTGTGGGCGTGAAGGTGGGCAAGACTCCCAGCGAGACGGCGGAACTCGCCCGCCAGCTCCTCGTCGGCTGA